The following nucleotide sequence is from Mesobacillus jeotgali.
GCTGACATTTGTGCTTTCGCTGCCAATTCTATGCAATCAAACAGTCCTTTCGTAAAACAAATCTGCCTGTTATGTGCAGATATTTGCGAGGCTTGCGGAAACGAATGCAAGAAGCATTCACATGAACACTGTCAAAAATGTGCAGATGCTTGCTTTAAATGTGCAGAAGCATGCCGACAAATGGTATAGTAACCCAAAAAACAGACACTTGGTGTCTGTTTTTTTGTCTTCAAGATGTCTGAATTCCGACATGCCGGCAAAGCCCTTACTCTAAAAGTCTACATGGAAATCTAGTCTATTATTCTTTTTCCGGTCATATAAATCGAGTAAGTTGATAGTTTTAGAACGGAGTGAACGAATGAACAAAAGACATCAAAATACTATATTTTTAATAAGAGTTCACAAGATTTATTTCGCGTTTTTTTTCTTAATTATTAGTATTATATTTTTCATTAATTTTCTTGATTTTAAAGAAAAAATAAATTCTTCCTTTATTACAGCTACTAGCGAAAACGTACATACTAATATCATCCTAAGTCTCATGGCAACTGAAATAGGATCGCTTAGCTCAGTTATTAATGAACAAGAAACACCCTCTATCTCCCGAGCAGTATTTCTCTCTTTTACAAATATTTGGCCAGAAGACACTAGAACATTTCTAGGTCGAGAAATTCCAGGTTTTTTCAACTTTAATACCGAAATTGCTATCGCAGGAATTGGGACAGATCTTACCACAATGCCAATGGAATCTGCTCCTCCGTTAGAAGTGCTTTTGAAAGAGAAAGAAATGGCAGAACAGGAGCTAGGCGAAAAAAATGTTTCACAAGAAAAAGGGATTTCGCCTGTCCTTAAAACCGGAAAGGATGTGGCATATATTTATCATTCCCACAGCTGGGAAGCTTTTTTGCCCTCATTGCCTGGAAAGAAGACCGCAAATGAAGCTGTAAGTTTAAATGAAAGTAAAAACATAATAGCAGTGGGGAAAAAGCTAAGAGACGAATTAATGAAAAAAGGCATTGGAGCAAGCCACAGCACGTCCAATGTTACAGAGGAATTAAAAAAGAAAAATTGGAATTACAATGATTCATATACGCTTTCAAGAGAGTCAGTAAAAGAGGTAATGGCACAACAAGAATCTTCTATTAGTTATCTTATAGATATTCACAGGGATTCCCAACCTAAAAAGCTTACAACTACAATGATCAACGGAAAACCGTTTGCAAGATTATTTTTTATAGTGGGGAGGGAAAATAAAAACTATGAAAGTAATCTTGCCTTAGCCAAAGAATTGAATAAAATGCTAGAAGAGAAATTCCCAGGAATCAGCAGAGGTGTTTTTGTAAAGACAAAAGATGATGGAAATGGAGTATATAATCAGGACCTTTCCAGCCAATCGATGCTGCTTGAGTTTGGAGGAATAGAGAATAATAGCATTGAATTGGATCATTCT
It contains:
- a CDS encoding four-helix bundle copper-binding protein; the protein is MYNQTYEQCIQACLECLEACNVCYDACFHEEDLKMMADCIRMDRECADICAFAANSMQSNSPFVKQICLLCADICEACGNECKKHSHEHCQKCADACFKCAEACRQMV
- the spoIIP gene encoding stage II sporulation protein P encodes the protein MNKRHQNTIFLIRVHKIYFAFFFLIISIIFFINFLDFKEKINSSFITATSENVHTNIILSLMATEIGSLSSVINEQETPSISRAVFLSFTNIWPEDTRTFLGREIPGFFNFNTEIAIAGIGTDLTTMPMESAPPLEVLLKEKEMAEQELGEKNVSQEKGISPVLKTGKDVAYIYHSHSWEAFLPSLPGKKTANEAVSLNESKNIIAVGKKLRDELMKKGIGASHSTSNVTEELKKKNWNYNDSYTLSRESVKEVMAQQESSISYLIDIHRDSQPKKLTTTMINGKPFARLFFIVGRENKNYESNLALAKELNKMLEEKFPGISRGVFVKTKDDGNGVYNQDLSSQSMLLEFGGIENNSIELDHSIKAFAEVFSEYYWEAEEVNGN